TAAGAAAAGATTAGCTTTAAGATTTGTATTCGTATGTATGTGAACTTTCTTATCCATGCACGATGGGTGTTTGATAAATTGTGTCATAGATTTTTTCATGTGTTTGTGTTTGATAAATTGTGTCATAGATTTTTTCATGTGTTTCTGAATACGGCCACTGGTCTAATGGTATTGTAGTCACTATTTAACGTGGAATTAGGTCAGCAAGATTCTTATTGATAGTGCTAGCTAGCACCTAAAAGTTTATACAGCATGAAGAACTTTATGTGAGAGTAGAAGCCCTAAAGGGGATACACCCATACACCAGTCCAGAAATTTAATCACGATGTTGTTGGCTCCACATTGatacagtattttttttttaaaattttgtttatggtgCCTAGGTGTGTTTTGTATCGAAACATTTTGGATCCCCATAGCATCATTGCCCTGTTCAGATGCCTTTATTTGGAAATGATATCACAAGGGGTGCACAACTGCAACATTTTTATTTAGAAAGCCATATAAGCCCTTTACAGTTCTAGTAGCGTATTGATAGGATTGAATGTTTTCAAGTTCTGATTATATGTATTTGTGCAATGAAAATTAATTACTTGTTGATCACTAGCTTCACAGCTTCTTCTAATATGCATGTAATTTTTCTAGATAATTGATTTTGGTCGGTGGTACTTTTGTCTCACCATCCTATAACATGCGATCGAGTAGTTTTGAATTATTGATGGAGTTTGAATGCAGTGCAGAtagttagggttaaccatgattatACACAATGGTTTCAATAATGTAGTATCAGGTTAAGACCGACCAAGGAAAATGGTTAGGTTAAGCTGAGGACAAAATAGTGAACTCAGCGTTTTGTTAGGGGAAAGACAATATTTTATTCCTCCCCTTTAATGATTTAAAGTCAAACAAAATATACCATAGTCAAACATCTTTAGCTTTTCCCCTAAACAAATCCGCTTTCCCTAAAATAAAAATCTTGATCAAACCACATATTCAATTGCGTAATTATTTTTGAACATTTTTTTAAGAATACTTTAGAACTGGTGGTTGCTTACGTTTGAGAAAGTATTAAAAACTTCGTTAAAAGCCTAGGCCAATTAAGAAGAGATTGATACACATAAATAGATGCAAAGAAAATTTGAAAAGTGACAAAAGTGACCTGAATAAGTGTTGATAACATTTCCAAAGGGAGAAAAATTGTTCGCCCCCTAACAAGGGCTAATGATTTCTTTCTTAGGTCTGTTGTAATGTTGATTGAAATCTGAGAACTTTCAGACGGGGCTCGCATTGGCACAACGAGCCTTTTTACAATCAATCGGAACAAAACATAATTCAGCTCACAGTATGCTCATTATAACGAAACGAAATATTACTACTGTAAAACTTGATAGATAAGCTGTCCCGCTCTAGTAACAGTATTCTTCTCAAATATATAGAAATTAAGAAAATTTCTAAAGTTTGATTCTAAGATGCCGAAACCTAATAGTACAAGTTTACCTTACCAAATGTATTATGGCATATGATCATAGCCGGGAAACGGCAGTTGGTTCTCCTAGTGATCTCAGAGAAATATAGTTGTTGACGTGTAGTGTAGGTTTACCATAACCTGGTAAAGGCAAACCAAGATCTCCTAGTTCTTTTGATGTTGAGGCCTTCGGGTCATAGCGAATGACGACACTGTTCCTTTCAAGATTATACTTCTCTTCGTAAAACAATAATATATCTCCATTCTTAGTTATGGTTAATGGTTGATACTTCCCTATCTTTTTCATTGTCATAGTTGACTCTTTGCGCCAAATCTTGTCCTCTCCATCTTGTTCTCTAAAGTTAGAATTATCATCCATCTTCTTTTTCAACCATATGTTCCAACTTCCATCTGTCGTTGCCTGAAAAATACACAATTGTCCATCCAAAACCACCACTTTTTTAGGTCCCCCATCGGAGAGCAAACGATGTGGTGCAGGGAGCATGTAGAATTTTTCATCTGTTAAATCGAAGACCGTGATAGAGTGAGGTCTAGGTTCAATCCAATGAAGTTCTCCGTCAACAAGAACACTTTGGCATTGTGGCACAAATAATTCGTCGATTTCTCCTCCATCTCTCCAACCCCTTCCATCACCAAGTGTGTACACGTCTACTTTTCTTTTATTCATTATAGTTTTGAAATTCAAAGATTTAGAGATAATtcgaacaaccttgtactcattgctTAAAGGAAGATAACCAAATCCGTAATACATACTGAAATATCCAGCACCTTTGTAGTCTTTGTTACTCGGAACGAGGCTGGGAAGTTCCACGCATTCTCGGATGATAGGATTACAGACATAGACATGACCACATAGAAAGTTACTGATTTTTGTTGTTaaacaaaccaaaccattgcaTGAACCAACAATGACAATATCGATATCCTCTTCGCCAACTACATCAAAATAACCAAGGCTACCGAGGTCGAATAACTCCTCTGTAGGTTTCTGGCAAAACTGTTCATCATTCTCAAAATCATACTCGACATAGCATAGGGAAGAATTATTAATGACAATAAAACTAGTATGTTCCATATTCGTGCATGTAAGTTTAAGATGATCTCTAATAAATACAGAGCTAGAAATTAGATTACACCATAGTTTGCACACACACTTACATGTAAAGATGGATTTTACCGGCATTTTTAGGATTACCTCTTCTTGAATCTCTTCCGGGAGGCATGATATTATCGACATAGCTACTGTTTGGGGATTGTGTAGTACTTCGACTATACTCGTATAAACAACGTAGGTTTTTGTAGTGTTCACATAAATACTATTTTAGGTATTTCTAAACGGTTcacgagttataaccccagaggtgtc
This portion of the Papaver somniferum cultivar HN1 chromosome 11, ASM357369v1, whole genome shotgun sequence genome encodes:
- the LOC113325189 gene encoding F-box protein At3g07870-like; this translates as MEHTSFIVINNSSLCYVEYDFENDEQFCQKPTEELFDLGSLGYFDVVGEEDIDIVIVGSCNGLVCLTTKISNFLCGHVYVCNPIIRECVELPSLVPSNKDYKGAGYFSMYYGFGYLPLSNEYKVVRIISKSLNFKTIMNKRKVDVYTLGDGRGWRDGGEIDELFVPQCQSVLVDGELHWIEPRPHSITVFDLTDEKFYMLPAPHRLLSDGGPKKVVVLDGQLCIFQATTDGSWNIWLKKKMDDNSNFREQDGEDKIWRKESTMTMKKIGKYQPLTITKNGDILLFYEEKYNLERNSVVIRYDPKASTSKELGDLGLPLPGYGKPTLHVNNYISLRSLGEPTAVSRL